One genomic segment of bacterium includes these proteins:
- a CDS encoding DUF3108 domain-containing protein: MKNQIVLISLLILLGNLSAQNLKLEDAETKLEEKFVYNVGWTFLHIGTITLCTERLISYPELIKITMDVKTASLIPFINIDEHNVAIMRESNGMTYYYYGKENNDGKIVEVVNRFYETENFTLHQVKDCSTGELICKDTIRYNGPYLVGTSLVNYTRIIAAAGLVKTVPTLLGAKFYPTTLNFCGPVEFIETGICDEPVRSFKYTGSAEWEGNATAGLSGDFTGWFSDDSEKVVIYAEMEILLGSIDIELSECNKSGWTPPTSKSLFVQTKK, translated from the coding sequence ATGAAAAATCAAATTGTTTTAATATCACTTTTAATATTGCTGGGTAATCTGTCTGCCCAGAACTTAAAACTCGAGGATGCAGAAACAAAGCTGGAAGAAAAATTTGTGTACAATGTAGGCTGGACGTTTCTTCACATCGGAACTATCACCCTCTGCACGGAGCGTTTAATTTCTTATCCTGAATTAATTAAAATCACAATGGATGTTAAGACTGCCTCATTAATTCCTTTCATAAATATAGACGAACATAATGTAGCAATTATGAGAGAATCTAATGGTATGACTTATTACTATTATGGAAAGGAAAATAATGATGGGAAAATTGTTGAAGTAGTCAACAGGTTTTATGAAACTGAAAATTTTACTTTACACCAAGTAAAAGACTGCAGCACTGGTGAACTTATTTGCAAAGATACCATCAGATATAACGGACCATATCTTGTCGGAACTTCTTTAGTAAACTACACCAGGATTATTGCAGCAGCAGGACTAGTTAAAACTGTACCAACGTTACTGGGAGCAAAATTTTATCCCACAACCTTAAACTTTTGCGGTCCGGTTGAATTTATAGAAACTGGAATCTGTGATGAGCCAGTAAGAAGTTTTAAATATACTGGTTCTGCAGAATGGGAGGGCAATGCTACTGCAGGACTTTCCGGTGATTTTACGGGCTGGTTTTCCGATGATAGCGAGAAAGTAGTGATCTATGCCGAAATGGAAATTTTACTTGGCTCGATTGACATAGAACTTAGTGAATGTAATAAATCGGGCTGGACACCGCCAACCAGCAAAAGTTTATTTGTTCAGACAAAAAAGTAA
- a CDS encoding winged helix-turn-helix transcriptional regulator, with amino-acid sequence MNRDIFQAIADPTRREILSLIAAKRMTPNSIAEKFPSSRQAVSKHIKILIECDLIDKEKVGREIYYEFNPVKMWEVDKWIEQFRKLWKDKFDQLDKLLDNLNTK; translated from the coding sequence ATGAACAGAGACATATTCCAGGCAATTGCTGACCCAACGAGAAGAGAAATCCTTTCGCTCATAGCTGCTAAAAGGATGACACCAAATTCAATCGCAGAAAAATTTCCATCGAGTCGGCAGGCAGTATCAAAGCATATTAAAATTCTTATCGAGTGTGATTTGATCGATAAGGAAAAAGTCGGCAGGGAGATTTACTATGAATTCAATCCTGTAAAAATGTGGGAAGTAGATAAGTGGATTGAGCAATTCAGAAAATTGTGGAAAGATAAATTTGATCAGCTTGATAAATTGTTAGATAACCTAAACACAAAATAA
- a CDS encoding peptidylprolyl isomerase, translated as MALVANKVITFNYTLKDKEGNLLDSTDNGGPFSFITGNMQVLPGLEEALGSMIIGSKKNVKLAAADAYGEYDENAIQKVNRSLFPEEAELEIGMTYFAHSPEGQHIQFVITKIDDEDITVNFNHPLAGKDLEFDVHLLDVRDATPEEISHGHVHGPGGHHHH; from the coding sequence ATGGCGTTAGTTGCTAATAAAGTCATAACGTTTAACTATACTCTAAAAGACAAAGAAGGAAATCTGCTTGACTCAACTGATAATGGCGGACCGTTTTCTTTCATAACGGGTAATATGCAGGTTCTGCCCGGACTTGAAGAAGCTCTCGGCAGTATGATTATCGGAAGCAAAAAAAATGTTAAGCTTGCTGCTGCAGATGCTTACGGCGAGTATGATGAGAACGCAATTCAGAAAGTGAACCGCAGCTTATTTCCCGAAGAAGCTGAACTTGAAATCGGGATGACTTACTTTGCACATTCACCTGAAGGTCAGCATATACAGTTTGTGATTACGAAAATTGATGATGAAGATATAACAGTAAACTTTAACCACCCCCTTGCAGGAAAAGATCTCGAGTTTGATGTTCATCTTCTTGATGTGCGAGATGCAACTCCCGAAGAAATTTCACATGGACACGTTCATGGTCCCGGCGGGCATCATCATCACTGA